The Pseudomonadota bacterium genomic interval CCATAATCGGCGACCTGGAAGATAGGTGCCTCTTCGTCCTTGTTGATGGCCACGATGATCTTGGAATCCTTCATGCCAGCCAGGTGCTGGATGGCGCCCGAGATAACATGCACTGAAAAGTGAGCCACCGACTTTGGGCCGAAGCTGGCGGGATTTAATCCCTCAGGATAACGTTCTGAATTATGCGCTATTTGAAAAGGCGGTCCTCCGAGCGGATGTTGTTGTTGTTGACGCAACCCATTCACTGGAGAACCACTATGACAGACGATGTTACAGGCAACGATTCCCCGATCCAAGGGGCTTTCAAGATCGATGAGGCCCAGGTCCGCGGGCACGTGGACAGGGTCGTGCGGGAGAGTGTCGAGCAGACGCTTAATGGCTTGCTGGAGGCGGAGGCCAAGCAGCTGTGCGGGGCCTGGAAGTACGAGCGGACCGATGCGAGGAAGGACACGCGGGCGGGCAGCTACAGCCGGAAGTTGCAGACGAAGGCGGGTGAGGTGGCGTTGAAGGTGCCGAGATTGAGGTCGCTGCCGTTCGAGACGCAGATCATCGAGCGTTACAAGCGTCGTGAGAGCAGCGTGGAGGAATCGCTGATCGAGATGTACCTGGCGGGCGTGAGCGTTCGTCGGGTCGAGGACATCACCGAGGCGTTGTGGGGCACGCGGGTGTCGCCATCCACCGTTAGCGCGTTGAACCAGAAGGTTTATGAGCAGATCGATGAATGGCGGAACAAGCCGATCGAGGGCAGGCATCCGTATGTGTATCTCGATGGCACGTACCTCAAGCGGAGCTGGGGCGGGGAGGTGAAGAACGTGGCGATCCTGGTGGCGATTGGTGTTGCTGAGGACGGCTACCGGGAGGTGCTGGGGATCGCCGAGGGCGGCAAGGAGGACAAGGCGTCGTGGCTCAAGTTCCTGCGTCAGCTCAAAGAACGCGGGCTGGGCGGCACGCGTCTGTTCGTGTCCGACGCTTGCCTGGGCCTGGTCGAGTCATTGGGGGAGGTGTTCCCCGAGGGCCAGTGGCAGCGGTGTGTGGTGCACTGGTACCGCAACGCGTGGAGCTGCGTGCCCAAGGGCAAGGTGAAGGAGTTGTCGGCGATGCTCAAGGCGATCCACGCCCAGGAGGACCGTGCCGCGGCGTTGAAGAAGGCCGAGGATGTGGTTCAAAAACGCGAGGGCATGAGGCTGAAGAAGGCGGCCGAGTTCGTGCGTGAGACAGTGGAGCAGACGCTGACGTACATGAGCTTCCCGCGTGAGCACTGGCAGCGTCTGCGGACGAACAACCCCCTGGAGCGTGTGATGAAGGAGATCAAGCGACGGACGAAGGTGGTCGGCGCGTTCCCCGACGGCAACTCGGCGTTGATGCTGAGTGCAGCCAGGCTACGTCACGTGGCCGGGACCAAGTGGGGCACGCGGCGGTACATGGATATGCAGCGGCTGTACGATCTGGAA includes:
- a CDS encoding IS256 family transposase; its protein translation is MTDDVTGNDSPIQGAFKIDEAQVRGHVDRVVRESVEQTLNGLLEAEAKQLCGAWKYERTDARKDTRAGSYSRKLQTKAGEVALKVPRLRSLPFETQIIERYKRRESSVEESLIEMYLAGVSVRRVEDITEALWGTRVSPSTVSALNQKVYEQIDEWRNKPIEGRHPYVYLDGTYLKRSWGGEVKNVAILVAIGVAEDGYREVLGIAEGGKEDKASWLKFLRQLKERGLGGTRLFVSDACLGLVESLGEVFPEGQWQRCVVHWYRNAWSCVPKGKVKELSAMLKAIHAQEDRAAALKKAEDVVQKREGMRLKKAAEFVRETVEQTLTYMSFPREHWQRLRTNNPLERVMKEIKRRTKVVGAFPDGNSALMLSAARLRHVAGTKWGTRRYMDMQRLYDLEHERRQQEEEKNLSVAV